One Lycium ferocissimum isolate CSIRO_LF1 unplaced genomic scaffold, AGI_CSIRO_Lferr_CH_V1 ctg25536, whole genome shotgun sequence genomic window carries:
- the LOC132043503 gene encoding uncharacterized protein LOC132043503: MALLLREFVRMTTEMIAMRADVGSINVRLANVEQTRYEDRGGQDRNLHTIKVELPKFKGGSDPEEFLEWKLQSERIFLTNNISNVLKAKHDLTQFEGYASTWLESKKRKRAQWHIYDVPTWQELIELMEARYVTPDYYQGVIKRVYMLRQGSKSVEEYFDEFENLRLKSKIEEHLNYTVIRFVANLNHDISKPMRPHFYTTLEEAFHDATKVEADLKAEKSYKAKNVSSLSWSKNRWEKAKITTPTPQAKFDYKAKGEDKAKGGNNAKHNLSHPSTIQCFKCQGRGHIASECPNRRAIVVMLDGYRTDGEEEGGGGGSDGEPKGEHEREFEEEDDERQLEDNINLACVLRRIMGAMNREELDQRENLFHTRCKIMDKVCFSIIDGGSCTNVVSMTLVDHMKFPTRKHPSPYKLQWFNDYGEVRVTKRVVVKFSIGKYQDEVLCDVVPMQACHMLLGRPWQFDRDAQHSGRSNKYSLVFGGRKHTLTPLTPDQVSKDYRIMKELRKRVQNEEVEKESLLSQEGQE; the protein is encoded by the exons ATGGCTCTCTTACTTAGGGAGTTTGTAAGGATGACCACGGAGATGATTGCAATGAGGGCGGATGTGGGAAGTATCAATGTTAGGTTGGCAAATGTGGAGCAAACAA GGTATGAAGATAGGGGAGGTCAAGACCGCAACTTGCATACTATCAAGGTGGAACTTCCCAAGTTCAAAGGTGGGAGTGACCCGGAAGAGttcttagaatggaaattgcaaaGCGAGAGGATCTTCCTTACTAACAACATCTCGAATGTGTTGAAAGCAAAGCATGATCTCACCCAATTTGAAGGGTATGCATCCACTTGGTTGGAATCCAAAAAACGTAAGAGAGCTCAATGGCATATATATGATGTGCCAACTTGGCAAGAGTTGATTGAGCTCATGGAAGCAAGGTATGTAACACCCGACTATTATCAAGGTGTTATCAAAAGAGTATACATGTTGAGGCAAGGTAGTaagagtgtggaagaatactTCGATGAGTTTGAGAACTTGAGGTTGAAATCCAAGATCGAAGAGCACTTGAACTACACGGTGATCCGATTTGTGGCCAATTTGAACCATGATATCTCCAAACCCATGAGGCCTCATTTCTATACCACACTTGAGGAAGCATTTCATGATGCAACTAAGGTTGAAGCGGATTTGAAAGCGGAGAAATCTTACAAGGCTAAGAATGTGTCATCCTTATCATGGAGCAAGAATAGATGGGAAAAGGCTAAGATCACTACTCCAACTCCTCAAGCCAAGTTCGACTACAAAGCCAAGGGTGAagacaaggctaaaggaggtAACAATGCTAAACATAACCTTTCTCATCCTTCTACTATTCAATGTTTCAAATGTCAAGGTAGGGGACACATTGCAAGTGAATGTCCTAATAGAAGGGCAATTGTGGTCATGCTTGATGGTTATCGAACCGATGGAGAGGAAGAGGGTGGTGGAGGAGGTAGTGATGGTGAACCGAAAGGTGAACATGAGAGAGAATTTGAAGAGGAGGATGATGAACGGCAGCTAGAGGACAATATTAATTTGGCTTGTGTGTTGCGAAGGATCATGGGAGCAATGAATAGAGAGGAACTTGATCAAAGGGAAAACCTCTTCCATACTCGATGCAAAATCATGGATAAGGTGTGCTTTTCGATCATTGATGGTGGTAGTTGCACAAATGTGGTGAGCATGACATTGGTTGACCATATGAAATTTCCCACAAGGAAACATCCTAGCCCCTACAAGCTTCAATGGTTCAATGATTATGGAGAAGTGAGGGTCACGAAGCGAGTTGTAGTGAAGTTTAGCATTGGCAAGTACCAAGATGAAGTCTTATGTGATGTGGTGCCAATGCAAGCATGTCATATGTTACTTGGGAGACCATGGCAATTTGATAGGGATGCTCAACATAGTGGAAGATCTAACAAGTATTCCCTCGTCTTTGGGGGTAGAAAGCATACTCTTACCCCATTGACACCCGATCAAGTGAGTAAGGACTATAGAATCATGAAAGAACTCCGAAAGAGAGTGCAAAATGAAGAGGTTGAAAAGGAGTCCTTACTTAGCCAAGAGGGTCAAGAG